GCAACGATGACAGTGTGATGGCCATGCCGGCGGCGTGGGCTTGGCCGGCGGCGCGCGCGGCTGGTCGCTCGCGGTCGGCCATTAGCGGTCGGCTATTAGCGGTCGGTCATTAGCGGTCGGTCATTCGCTTTGGCACTGAATGCTATTCGAAACCTTAACTTCCGGTGCGCGGCGCCGGCGTGACAGAATGCCGCGACCAGGCCGGTCGGCCTGCGCGGCCCCTGTTCTTCCTCACACGCATCCCGCACGGAGATCCTTGCATGCTGGCGGCGCGCCTGCTCCTCTGTCTTGCCTTTGTCATGGCCATGCTGACCCACGTTTCCTCCGCAGCCGGCGGCTCGCCGGCCACCGAACTCCACGCCGCCGCGGCAAGCGGTGACGCCGCACGGGTCGGCGCGCTGCTTGCCAGCGGCGCCGCCATCGACGCGCGCGATGCGCAGGGACGTACCGCGCTGCTGGTCGCCGCGCACCGCAACCAGGTGCAGGCGGCAAAGGTCCTGATCGAGGCCGGCGCCGACGTCAATGCCAAGGATGCGATCCAGGACAGCCCCTACCTCTACGCCGGCGCGCGCGGCCACAACGAGATCCTGCGCCTCGCGCTGGCCCACGGCGCGGACCTGCGCAGCACCAACCGCTACGGCGGCACCGCGCTGATCCCCGCCGCCGAGCGCGGGCATGTCGAAACCGTGCGCATGCTGATCGCGGCGGGCGTGGACGTCGACCACGTCAACCGGCTGAAATGGACGGCGCTGCTCGAGGCCATCATCCTCGGCAACGGCGGCACCGCGCATACCGAGATCGTGCGCCTGCTGGTGCAGGCGCGCGCCGACGTGAACCTCGCCGACGGCGAGGGCGTTACTCCGCTGCAGCATGCGCGCCAGCGCGGCTACGTGCAGATCGAGCGCCTGCTTGCTGCTGCGGGCGCGCGCTGACGCGCCATCGACGCGACGGGCAGTGACCCGTTCAGGCGAATCGCCGTCACCGTGCCTCATATATACTGTCAGTATGCATACAAAATGGTGAAGGCGATGTCTCCGAGAGCAAAGCGCAGCACAACGAGTGAAAGCGGCCGTACGGCAACCGCGGAGCCGGAAGCGGATCCGGCCAAGGAACTGCTCTGGGCCCGTCCGGGGTTTCTTGTGCGGCGGCTTCACCAGATCCACGTGGCGATGTTTTTCGAGGAATGCAAGGCGCCCAACATCACGCCGGTCCAGTACGCCATCCTGACCGTGTTGTCGGTGCTGCCGGGGCTGGACCAGACCTCGCTGGGACAGGAAGTGGGGCTGGACCGCACCACGACCATGGACGTGGTGCGCCGTCTGGAAGACCGCGGCCTGGTCGAGCGCCATGAAAACCCCGCAGACCGGCGTACGCGTCATGTCCACCTGACGCGCGAAGGCAAGAGCGTGGTCTCGTCGCTGCGTGCCGACATGGCACGCGCGCAGGAACGCATGCTCGCGCCGTTGAAGCCCGCGCAGCGGGAGGTCTTCATGGAGTTGCTGGCGACGCTGGTGGAAGCCAACAACCAGTACAGCCGCACGGTGCTGCGGAGCATGTAAGCAAATCGGCGGGCTTCGTGCGATCCCCTCTCCCATTTATGAAAGAGGGGAGGCCACCATCGCGGGGTTTGACCGGTCAGTCGCCTCAGACCGGATAAACCAGGTCGTTCGCAATGATGGTGGTGTCATACACCACCTGCCGCTCGCGCAGCAGCAGCCTCCCGCCCTGGCGGCGGAAGCGGTCGTGATAGGTGCCGGCGAGGTGGATCGTGGTGGGGCCCTCCACCAGCGTCTGCAACAGCATGAAATTGGCCTGTGCCACGATATCGCCTTCGGCCGTTTCAGCGCTGACCCGCGTGTTGGTCACCAGGTGCAGGTTGTAGCGCGGCGCGAACATCTGCGTATTGGCGATCGCCGCGGCGCGGTCGCGCATCATGCCGATGCCTTCGGCATACACCAGCCCTACGGGCAGGTTGCGTTCGGCGTTCTCGCGCGCGGTGATACGGTAGAGCGCGTCCTCGGTGAAGAAGCCCGGCCATTGCTCGACCATGCCGGCGTCGAGCACCGCGCAATAGTCCGCGTGGAAGGCATCGATCTCCAGCCGCAGTTCGATCGCGCGCGCGGTGCCGAGGGTGCTCTCGCGATAGAGGGAGTAGTTCATCGGTTTCATATTGCTTTGGATTCCCGTCAGGCGGCGTTCAGAATCCCATCACGCCGCGGTAGTACTGGTACATTGCGCGGATCGCGGATTCGGAGATCAGGAAGTTGGAAGTGCCGATCTGCTGCGCGTCCAGCTTGAGCACGTTGAGGTCGCTGCTGGAGCGGCGCACGCCTTCCTGCACGAACTTCATCGCCTCGTTGTCTTCCAGCCCAAGGAAGCCGGCGGGGCCCATCAGGTTGCCCTGGCGCAGGCGGTGCTGCGTCATTTCCTCGGAATCGTCCTCGTAGCCGAACATGGTCCACAGCATCAGCATGCTGTCAGGGCCATTGGGCACGATCTGGCGCACGCCCAGGGTGTTCATCTCGCGCTGCACGATCAGGTTCGGCCAGATCGTCTGCATCGTCACCGACCACGGCGAGTCGAACTCGCGCACGTATTCCAGGAAGCGTTCGTCCTCCAGGCGCATGCCTTCGTGGTACGAGCGCATCTCCTTCTTGTTCTCGTCGCTGACGGCTGCATACTTGTCTTCCTTCTTGGCCGATGCCATGGTGCCATGGCGGCCATGCACGGGATCGGCGATCATCGCCGACTCGTTACCCGCCACCAGCAGGCCGAACACCACCAGGAAGGAGTGCAGCAGCGTGGCGTGGTACGGGTCCTTCAGGTTCTCGTGGTACATCTTCCAGTTGCACGGCAATTCGTTCTTGTAATAGCCGAGTACCTTGAGCGGCTTGCCATTGAAGACGATGTCGAAGTCCTTCAGGATCTCCGGCGTCATGTAGTCTTCCAGGCTTTCCATGTCGGGCGCGTAAGAGGCAAAGATCGCGCCGTTGCGCGTTGCCACGTGCAGCTTCACCAGGCCGTGGTCTTCGTTGCGGAAGTCCTTCGGCATGCCGCCGGCGCGATTGACGCCGCGCTTGAACGGAACGCCCTGCAGGTTGCCCTTCAGGTCGTAGGACCACTGGTGGTACGGGCAGACGAATTCCTTGGTGTTACCCTGGCTGTGGCGGCAGAACTCTGCGCCGCGGTGCGCGCACCGGTTCTCGAACACGTTGATCGAGCCGTCCTCGGCGCGCGACACGACCACCGGCGTCGCGCCGACATATGAACGCTTGAAGTCACCGGCGTGCGGGATCTCTGCTTCGAGTGCGACGTAGTTCCACGAGCGGCCGCGGAAAATCTTCTGCAGCTCCAGATCATGGACGGCCTGGCTGGTGTAGACCCAGTCCGGGATGTAGTGGAGGCCGTCCTCGGGCCAGCGGCATTCATCCAGTCCCGGGTTCTTCTTGCCCAGCGTGTGCTGGATCACCGCTTGTGTCTGGTACATGTGGGGTCCTCTCAGAGTGTGATGGAGCTGTCTGCTTCTGCCTGCCGTTCGCGCACAACCTGCCGCAGCGGCAGGGTGTCGTCGCACAGGCGTGCGAAATGTGCCGAGACGTCGTGTCCGACCAGTGAGCGCAGCTGGCGCAGGTC
This genomic window from Cupriavidus sp. P-10 contains:
- a CDS encoding aromatic ring-hydroxylating dioxygenase subunit alpha, with amino-acid sequence MYQTQAVIQHTLGKKNPGLDECRWPEDGLHYIPDWVYTSQAVHDLELQKIFRGRSWNYVALEAEIPHAGDFKRSYVGATPVVVSRAEDGSINVFENRCAHRGAEFCRHSQGNTKEFVCPYHQWSYDLKGNLQGVPFKRGVNRAGGMPKDFRNEDHGLVKLHVATRNGAIFASYAPDMESLEDYMTPEILKDFDIVFNGKPLKVLGYYKNELPCNWKMYHENLKDPYHATLLHSFLVVFGLLVAGNESAMIADPVHGRHGTMASAKKEDKYAAVSDENKKEMRSYHEGMRLEDERFLEYVREFDSPWSVTMQTIWPNLIVQREMNTLGVRQIVPNGPDSMLMLWTMFGYEDDSEEMTQHRLRQGNLMGPAGFLGLEDNEAMKFVQEGVRRSSSDLNVLKLDAQQIGTSNFLISESAIRAMYQYYRGVMGF
- a CDS encoding aromatic-ring-hydroxylating dioxygenase subunit beta codes for the protein MNYSLYRESTLGTARAIELRLEIDAFHADYCAVLDAGMVEQWPGFFTEDALYRITARENAERNLPVGLVYAEGIGMMRDRAAAIANTQMFAPRYNLHLVTNTRVSAETAEGDIVAQANFMLLQTLVEGPTTIHLAGTYHDRFRRQGGRLLLRERQVVYDTTIIANDLVYPV
- a CDS encoding MarR family winged helix-turn-helix transcriptional regulator: MSPRAKRSTTSESGRTATAEPEADPAKELLWARPGFLVRRLHQIHVAMFFEECKAPNITPVQYAILTVLSVLPGLDQTSLGQEVGLDRTTTMDVVRRLEDRGLVERHENPADRRTRHVHLTREGKSVVSSLRADMARAQERMLAPLKPAQREVFMELLATLVEANNQYSRTVLRSM
- a CDS encoding ankyrin repeat domain-containing protein, whose amino-acid sequence is MLAARLLLCLAFVMAMLTHVSSAAGGSPATELHAAAASGDAARVGALLASGAAIDARDAQGRTALLVAAHRNQVQAAKVLIEAGADVNAKDAIQDSPYLYAGARGHNEILRLALAHGADLRSTNRYGGTALIPAAERGHVETVRMLIAAGVDVDHVNRLKWTALLEAIILGNGGTAHTEIVRLLVQARADVNLADGEGVTPLQHARQRGYVQIERLLAAAGAR